The sequence ACCGCGCCAATGGCGCCGATCTGGAGATGAACAACGACAAGCACTGGGACGCGGTCCACGACTTCGTGACCCGCGGCTGGAAGGACGCCGAGCTTTCGAAGTTCCAGCAGGCGCCGAAGAAGCTCTACCAAACGAAGATCTACATGCCGGCGATGGCGGCGGGCGAGGCTCCGAAGGCGTTCGGCGTGACGCCGGACCCGCATCCGCGCTGGATCGTGGTCTACCGCGGTATGGTGACCGCGGCGAAGTCCGGGAAGTTCCGCTTCGTGGGCGCGGGCGACGATTCGATGGTGGTCCGCTTCAACAACCGCAACGTTTTCGACTACGGCTACGTGCCGGGGACCATCCCGCTCGCGGGGTTTCAAGCGGCGCTGAAAAGCAGCGAGCGGCTGAAGGGCCCGCAGCGCGATTGCCCGATGGAGCCGCCGGTGACCTTCTACCAATACCCGAGCACCGCGGACTGGAACCGCGGCATCGGCGGCGTGGCGGTGGGACCGGAGATTTCGGTGCAGGCCGGGCAGAGCTACCCGATCGACATCCTCATCACGGAGGGCTGGGGCGGCTTGTTTTCGGCGGGCCTGATGATCCAGGAAACCGGCGCGGCCTACCAGAAGGCTTCGTCCGGCTCGCCGATCCTGCCGCTGTTCCGCACCGATGACAGCCTGCCGACCGATGTGAAGGGCGACAACCTGGTGCCCTACGAGCCGCAGGGACCGGTGTGGCGGATCAACCAGACCGGCCGGAAGGACATCTGAGCGGCGGTTTTTTCGCCCGGCCACTGCTTTTCCCGTCACATTCCCGTGGCGGGCGGTGAATGCTTGGAAAGATGACTCCGGATGATGCCGCGCTGCTCCAGCACTTCGCCACCTCGGGCGATGAGGCGGCGTTCCGTGCGCTGGTGCAGCGCCACCTGCCGCTGGTCCACACGGTGGCGCGGCGGGTGACGGCGAACGGTGAGCTGGCCCGCGATGTGTCCCAGGAGACCTTCATCCGGCTGGCCCGTCAGGCGGGGAGTATCCCCGCATCGGTGCCGCTGGTGACGTGGCTGCACCGCACCGCCCGCTCGCTGGCGGCGAACGTGGTTCGCGCCGAGGTCCGGCGGAAGCGGCGGGAAAGCGCCGCGGTGGATCTGTCCGGAGAGGGGACGGAGGCATGGCGGCACCTTTCTCCGGTCATCGATGCGCTGGTGGACCGTCTGCCCGCCACCGACCGGCACCTGATCCTGCTGCGGTTTTACGAAGGGCTGCCCCACGCCACCACGGCTTCGCGGCTCGGCCTCAATGAGGCGGCGGCCCGGCGGCGGACCCTGCGGGCGCTCGACAAGCTGCGCGTCCTCCTCGCGCGGCGGGGCATCACCACCACCGCGGCGGTGTTGGGAACGGCCTTGCCCGCGCATGCGGTGGCGTCGATTCCGGCCGGACTCGCCGCGCCGGTGGCCAGTGCCGCGATCGCCTCGCAGGGCACGGCTCCGGGCCTGGGGATCTTGAAACTCATGACCCTGAACCAAACCGCCAAAACCTCCGTCGCCGTCGTGATCCTGATCCTGCTGATCGGGGGGATCGTGTATCGAGTTGCTCCCGCTTCCGCACCGGATCGCGACGTTTCGCCCCGTGATCGGGACGGCGGGATCACGGCCGATGCCACATGGGCCGGCGAAGATGTCCCACCGCCGCCCGCGGCGCGTCCGAAGCGCCCGGAACTGGTGAAGAAGCCCGATGACCGCGTGCTGGAGACCCGGCCGGGGGACATCGCTTCCAAGGTGGAGACCCGGCTTGCCGCGGGCAGCTCGCTGGTGATGGGCGGGCAATTGACGGCTGCGGGCTTGCGGGAGTTCGTCGTGTTGTCCCCGGAATGGACGACGACGGACGAGGGCACGAAGGCGATCCTGATCCGCAGCAAGATGATCACGCTGGATGCCAAGGCGGTCGCGGCCGCGGGATTGGACACGCTCACGACCGACCAGCGGCAGGTGCAGCAGAACGGCGAGATCTGGTCGGCGGAGGACCTGTCCGCCACGCTCGGCGCGCTGGGGAAGGAAGATCAGGCGGGAAGCCAGGTGGTGGCCGCGCCCAATGTGACGACCGGGTCGAACCAGACCTGTGTCATCGTCGTCGGCACCTCCGAGGAGTTCATCAAGCTGGACCTGGTGATCTCCGGCACCGACGACGGCGGATTCGATGTGAAGTCCGACATCCTGCGAAGAGAGTAGGGGCTGGGCGTTTTGTTTTCCATCCCAACGGGATGGCCTATACCAGCCCGGGGTCCATGACCCCGGGGCAGGCGTGGATAGTGCATGCACCCTGAATGGGTGCCCTATGCAGGGGAGATCTGGAATCAATCCCAGAGGTAACGTTCATCCCCCTCCATCTGGTTTTTGGCCAGCAACCTTCGAAACTCATCCTGGAATCCAATCTTCCGATGATGCTCTTCCTGCCGGTCGATGTAATCGATCAACTTGGGGAGCTGGGGCTGCCCGAGCGTGAACGCTCCATAACCCGCCTGCCATAGGAAAGCGCGGTGTTCTCGTGAACGATCCCGCAACCAACCCGCGCTGGATAATTTCAACTGACGGACAATGCCCGCCGTGGTGACTGTCCTGCCTAAATCGATGGCGAGATGCACGTGATCGATCACGCCGCCCACGCGGTAGACTTCGCAACCGTTGCTTCTCCCAACCACCGCCATGTAAGTGAATAGCTCCGGACGCAAGGCGTCGTCCAACCACCGTTCACGGTTCTTGGTGGAAAAGACGATGTGGACCAACAGGCGCGAGAGGGATTGGGGCACGCCTTCTTCTAACACGGACCGCAAGACGCATGGGGCACCCTTTCAGGGTGCATCCGCGTGAGACCGTCACCCGGGGTCGTGGACCCCGGGCTGGTATAGGTCATCCCGTTGGGATGAAAGAAGGGACGAGGCGACGTGGGTTTCGCCTGATGGATTCCCCCTCACTCGAAACTGATCTTGATGCCCTTCTTCTTGAAGGCGGTGGAGACTTCCTTCTCCAGGTCCGCGTAGCTGCGGCCGGAGAGCAGGACCTTGAGCGCCTCCTCGCGGGATTTCCCTTCCTGGCTGGCCTTGATGCAGTCCTTGAACTTCGCGCCGGTGCCGTCGCCGTCGAGCAGGATGAAGTAGTAGACCAGCAGCATGCCGAGGCCGTAGTTCTTGTTGCCGTTTTGGTAGAACTGCGGCTGCGACCAGTTCATGATCTGCTCGAGGTGCGGCATCGAGAACTCCTTGCCGAGGCCGCGGCCGCCCTCGTCCTTCTTGCCGAAGCCGGTGGCGTATTCGAGCGCGTAGGACGGCTGCTTGATGAAGGAGAACTTGCCGTTGCTATACGGCGCGCTGGCCACGAACTCGGCGAAGCCCTCGATCATCCAGATGCCCGCGTAGTCACCGAGGTCCGCCCAGAGCTGGTGGGTGATCTCGTGGTAGACGGTGTGGAAATTCCCGCTGTAGTCGAACATGTAGCCGGAGCCGACCTTCTTCACGCCGAGGCCTTCGAGCGGGACCAGGAACTTGTCCTCGCCGCCCATGTAGACGCCGGAGCTGCCGCTGGGGCCGCCCGCGGTGTGGTACTCCGCCATCGTTTCGAAGAGGTAGGCGCGGAGCTTCGGGGCCTTCGGCGAGCGGGTGCGGCGGTTGTTGAAGGGCAGGTCGTGGTGGGTCTGGTAGCAGGCCTCGAACATCATCGCCACCTTCGCCACCAGGCTGGGGCGGAGGACGACGTTGCTTTCGAAGCGGAAATGCGGGCTTTCGTAGATGAAGCGCTTCTCACCCGCGTTTTCCTCCACGGTGGTGATCTCCGGCTCCTTGTCGATGCCCGCGTCCTTCGGCCACGGCGCGTTGAAGTTCGGGCTGGTGCCCTCGTAGCCGGCCAGCATCTGGGCGCGGTAGTCTCCGGGGATGAACTGCGGTTTCGCCGCGGTCGGGGCCGAGGTGGCAGGCGCTGATTTCGCGGCGGTGGCGAGGTAATCCTGGTCGTCCTTCGAGAGCCGGGCGCGTTCGACCTCGAAGACCTTGCCGTCTGCGCGTTTGATCGTGACCTTGGCGTCGGTGGCGGAGACGTAGCTGCCCTCGAAACTGCGGCCGGTGGTGTCGGTCCACTTGCGCGGGGCCTCGTCGGCTCCGGCGAAGGAGGGGATCAGGCAGAGCAGCGGCAGGAATCGGGACAAACGCATACGGATAGGAAGTGTCCCCAGAGAGCGTCACCCGGACAACGATTTTTCCAAGGAGTAGGGACATTCCTGTCCCGTCTTTTGAATATTTGCCAGCGAAGCTGGGTCGCTTTTCGAAACGGGACAGGAATGTCCCTACTCCTTGGTGTCTTTGAACGTGATCTGCACGCCCTTCGCGCGCAGGGCGGTGGCGAAGTCCTTCTCCAGCGCGGGGTAGTCCCGGCCGCCGAGCAGGGCGCGGGTGGCCTCGGCGCGGGAGCCGTCCTGGCAGGCCTTGATCGCGGCCTTGAAGCGCGCGCCGGTGCCATCGCCATCCAGCAGCAGGAAGTAATACACCAGCAGCAGCCCGAGGCCGTAGTTCTTGTTCGGGTCCTGGTAGAACTCCGGCTGGGACATGGCCATGAACGTCTGCAGGCGCGGCATCGTGATCTCCTTTCCCAGCGCGCGGCTGGCCACGCCCTTTTTCCCGCCGATGGCGAACTCCAGCGCGGCCTCCGGCTGGCGGACGAAGTTGAACTTGCCGCTGTCATACGGCGCGCAGGCCATGAACTCGGCGAAGCCCTCGTTCATCCACACGCCCGCCATGTTCCCGAGGTCGCCCCACAGCAGGTGGCATTGCTCATGGTAGACGTTGTGGAAGCCGGCGCTGAAATCGAACTCGAAACCCGACCCGGATTTCTTCACGCCCAGTCCCTCCAGCGGCACCAGCAGCCGGTCGCCGGGGCCGAGGTAGGAGCCCACGGTGCCGGGCAGTCCACCGGCCTCGCGGTAGTCCTCGATCGTGCGGTAGAGGAAGACCTTCAGCTTCGGTGCGCCGGGTGAGCGGGTGCGGCGGTTGTTCAGCGGGATGTCGCGGTGGGCCTGATAATTCGCCTCCAGGATGGTGGCGATCTTCACCGGCAGGTCCTGGAGCAGCGGCACATCGCACTGGATGCGGAAGTGCGGGGACTCGTACACAAACCGGTGCTCGGCGGGGTTCTGCTCGCCGGGCGTGACGACCGGTGGCTTCGCGAGGCCGGAGGTCTTCGGCCACGGCGCGGCGAAGTTCGCCTGGGAGTCCTCGTAGCCGGTGAGCATCGATTCCAGCCGGCCGCCGCGGCGGAAATCCGGCGGGCCGTCCGGGCGCGGTCCGCGGTCGGGTGGGCCGGGGTGTTTCTCCAGGCCCGCGAGGTAATCGAGATCGGGCTGGGAGAGCTTCGCGCGCTCGACCTCGAAGACCTTGCCATCGCTGGCGCGGCGGATGGTCACCTTGTCCGGGGTGGCGGACACGTGGCTGCCCTCGAAGGTGCGGCCGCCGGTGTCGGTCCACGAGCGCGAGGATTCCTCCGCGGTGGCGAGGGCGGCGAGCAGGATCAGGATCGCGGCGGGACGCATGGGGCTGGATCAGTCTCCGCGCGATGCCGGGCCGGGACAACGGGATTTTGATGCCGAAAGGGAGGGTCGCCCCGGCGTGTTCGGACCGGATCCATCGTGAACGTGACTTCGTCCAGCTCGCCAGCCGCTACCGGGCCTCCGGGCGCCAGTTTCACATCCGGTCCCAGTCCGCCCAGAACGCCTTCGTTTCCGCAGCATCCGGCAGGACCTCCAGCAGCACGGTCTCATCGCCCTGCTCCAGCGCGTCGAAATCGTCGGCATTGGTGATCCGGACGTGACGCATTCCCCACAGCTTCGCCCACCCGGAGAGGTCGGCGGCCTGGGGATTGGTGAAGCATTCCGCCGCCCGCGGGCTCATGTCGGCGAGGCGCGGCAGGCGTTCGAAAATCCGGCCGCCGTGGTTGTTCACCACCGCCAGCACCCGGCCCTTGGTTTCGAGCTGGTCGAGCACGAACGGGGCAGCGAGATCGTAAAGCGCGGTGAGGTCGCCGAGCACCGCCCAGGCGCCGGATTTGTCCGCCGTCCAGCCGAGCCAGGTGCTCGCCTGGCCGTCGATCCCGTTCGCGCCGCGGTTCGCCCGCACCTCGGTGACCGGGCGGTCCCATTGCGCGAAGAGGTTCCACTCCCGCACCGGCATGCTGTTCCCGAGATACACGGAACTCCCGTAGGAGGCATACAACGACAGCGTCCGCACCATCGCCGGCTCGCTGTCCGGAT comes from Luteolibacter sp. LG18 and encodes:
- a CDS encoding SHD1 domain-containing protein, with translation MRLSRFLPLLCLIPSFAGADEAPRKWTDTTGRSFEGSYVSATDAKVTIKRADGKVFEVERARLSKDDQDYLATAAKSAPATSAPTAAKPQFIPGDYRAQMLAGYEGTSPNFNAPWPKDAGIDKEPEITTVEENAGEKRFIYESPHFRFESNVVLRPSLVAKVAMMFEACYQTHHDLPFNNRRTRSPKAPKLRAYLFETMAEYHTAGGPSGSSGVYMGGEDKFLVPLEGLGVKKVGSGYMFDYSGNFHTVYHEITHQLWADLGDYAGIWMIEGFAEFVASAPYSNGKFSFIKQPSYALEYATGFGKKDEGGRGLGKEFSMPHLEQIMNWSQPQFYQNGNKNYGLGMLLVYYFILLDGDGTGAKFKDCIKASQEGKSREEALKVLLSGRSYADLEKEVSTAFKKKGIKISFE
- a CDS encoding sigma-70 family RNA polymerase sigma factor, with product MTPDDAALLQHFATSGDEAAFRALVQRHLPLVHTVARRVTANGELARDVSQETFIRLARQAGSIPASVPLVTWLHRTARSLAANVVRAEVRRKRRESAAVDLSGEGTEAWRHLSPVIDALVDRLPATDRHLILLRFYEGLPHATTASRLGLNEAAARRRTLRALDKLRVLLARRGITTTAAVLGTALPAHAVASIPAGLAAPVASAAIASQGTAPGLGILKLMTLNQTAKTSVAVVILILLIGGIVYRVAPASAPDRDVSPRDRDGGITADATWAGEDVPPPPAARPKRPELVKKPDDRVLETRPGDIASKVETRLAAGSSLVMGGQLTAAGLREFVVLSPEWTTTDEGTKAILIRSKMITLDAKAVAAAGLDTLTTDQRQVQQNGEIWSAEDLSATLGALGKEDQAGSQVVAAPNVTTGSNQTCVIVVGTSEEFIKLDLVISGTDDGGFDVKSDILRRE
- the tnpA gene encoding IS200/IS605 family transposase — encoded protein: MPQSLSRLLVHIVFSTKNRERWLDDALRPELFTYMAVVGRSNGCEVYRVGGVIDHVHLAIDLGRTVTTAGIVRQLKLSSAGWLRDRSREHRAFLWQAGYGAFTLGQPQLPKLIDYIDRQEEHHRKIGFQDEFRRLLAKNQMEGDERYLWD